The genomic window TTAATGCGGTCAAGAAAGTTCTGATCCCGATTGATTTCTCGGATTATTCCGCCAAGGCTTGTGAGTTGGGAATTAATTACGCTCATGCGGTAGGTGCGGAGGTGATGATCATGCACGCCTATTTCAGCCCCTATTTTCCATCCGCTATCCCGATGGGAGATACATTGGCTTACCAAGTAAACGAGGAGGAATCCGTACAGCATATCTTACAACGTGTCCGTATCGATATGGAGAATATTTGTACGCATATCAACCGGAAGATGTCCTCTGGCGAATTACCAAAGGTAAAATACGATTATGTATTACGTGAAGGCTTGCCGGAAGAGGAGATCATCGCTTATAGTAAGGAGTATCATCCGACATTGATCGTGATGGGAACGAGAGGTAAGAGCCAAAAAGATATGGATCTGATCGGTAGCGTGACCGGAGAGGTTATCGAGGTGAACCGGGTTCCTGTATTGGCGATACCGGAGAATGTTCCTTTCACGGATTTGAGAGACGCTAAGAATATCGCTTTCGCGACATCGTTTAACCAGAGAGATTTGGTTGCGTTTGACGAGTTTATGGAAATCATCAAAGGCTTTGATCTTAATATCCATCTATTCAATATCTCTACCAGTAATGATGAATGGAATGAGATTCGTTTAACGGGCGTTCGTGAATATT from Parabacteroides distasonis ATCC 8503 includes these protein-coding regions:
- a CDS encoding universal stress protein, giving the protein MEDKLVTLAIHTFEKAQILKTILETEGIEVYIHNVNQIQPVVSAGVRVRIKESDLPHALRIIEDNKWFEEPKEEEAKVNAVKKVLIPIDFSDYSAKACELGINYAHAVGAEVMIMHAYFSPYFPSAIPMGDTLAYQVNEEESVQHILQRVRIDMENICTHINRKMSSGELPKVKYDYVLREGLPEEEIIAYSKEYHPTLIVMGTRGKSQKDMDLIGSVTGEVIEVNRVPVLAIPENVPFTDLRDAKNIAFATSFNQRDLVAFDEFMEIIKGFDLNIHLFNISTSNDEWNEIRLTGVREYFKKQYPHAHISHTVLADGDLLLAIEKFVRDKQIDVIALSTYRRNILARMFNPSIARKMLFHTDTPLLVIDSKK